Proteins co-encoded in one Actinomycetota bacterium genomic window:
- a CDS encoding LacI family DNA-binding transcriptional regulator, translating into MRDIAAAASVSQSTVSRVLSGAPTSVPIAPETRERVLQAARRLGYRPNPLARGLRGASTNLIGAVVRDFSDPFFAGAVEALVVESMAHGYNVVLGHVDGRLDEAVSLTSVLETRHTDAIVLLGDMQVQPRLLADLRSSSVPVVGLWQGTSPLEFPTADTDDRAGIRAGLEHLESLGHRRIAFLSAELPVDYRVREDTYADWMADRFGGVPPGYLERCPNTLAGGDAALRRLLELPEPPTAVATSTDLVAVGVLHAAHSLGASVPGRLSVVGYDDILIASHTVPALTTLRMPIPEIVSHAVALAIALARDPEIPRGPSLEVFKPTLIVRDSTAPPPAGAG; encoded by the coding sequence ATGCGTGACATCGCGGCCGCGGCCTCGGTGTCGCAGAGCACCGTCTCCCGGGTGCTGAGCGGCGCCCCGACGAGCGTGCCGATCGCCCCCGAGACCCGCGAGCGGGTGCTCCAGGCGGCGCGGCGGCTCGGCTACCGGCCCAACCCCCTGGCCCGGGGGCTGCGGGGGGCCTCGACCAACCTGATCGGCGCCGTGGTCAGGGACTTCAGCGACCCGTTCTTCGCCGGGGCGGTCGAGGCCCTGGTGGTCGAGTCGATGGCCCACGGCTACAACGTGGTCCTCGGCCACGTCGACGGCCGCCTCGACGAGGCCGTCTCGCTGACCTCGGTGCTGGAGACCCGGCACACCGACGCCATCGTCCTGCTCGGCGACATGCAGGTCCAGCCGCGGCTGCTGGCCGACCTGCGCAGCTCGAGCGTGCCCGTGGTCGGCCTCTGGCAGGGGACCAGCCCGCTCGAGTTCCCCACGGCCGACACCGACGACCGGGCCGGCATCCGGGCCGGGCTCGAGCACCTGGAGTCCCTCGGGCACCGGCGGATCGCCTTCCTCAGCGCCGAGCTGCCGGTCGACTACCGGGTGCGGGAGGACACCTACGCCGACTGGATGGCCGACCGCTTCGGCGGGGTCCCGCCGGGCTACCTAGAGCGGTGCCCGAACACCCTGGCCGGGGGCGACGCCGCCCTGCGGCGCCTGCTGGAGCTGCCCGAGCCGCCGACGGCCGTGGCCACCTCCACCGACCTGGTCGCCGTGGGCGTCCTGCACGCCGCCCACAGCCTCGGCGCCTCCGTGCCCGGTCGGCTGTCGGTGGTGGGCTACGACGACATCCTGATCGCCAGCCACACCGTGCCCGCCCTGACCACCCTGCGCATGCCGATCCCGGAGATCGTCAGCCACGCCGTGGCCCTTGCGATCGCCCTGGCCCGCGACCCGGAGATCCCGCGCGGGCCCAGCCTGGAGGTCTTCAAGCCGACCCTGATCGTGCGCGACTCGACCGCCCCGCCGCCGGCCGGCGCCGGCTGA